ACCTGCGGCATCCGGCGGCGCGCGCACACTTGGACGAGACGGTGGACCGGCTGGTGGACGAGTTCGGGCTCGAGTTCATCAAGCTCGACTACAACAGGAACATAGGCGGCGGGACTGAAGTGGACGCCGACGCGCCAGGGGCAGGGCTGCTCGGTCACACCCGAGCCTTCCGCGACTGGCTGCTCGGCGTGCACCGCCGGCATCCGGGAGTGCTGTTCGAGAACTGCGGTTCGGGTGCGCTGCGCATGGACTACAACCTTCTATCGGTGGCTCATCTGCAGTCGACCTCAGACCAGGAGGACTTCCGGAAGTACGTGCCGATCGCGGCGGCGGCGCCTGCGAGTGTCCTGCCCGAGCAGGCGGGGAACTGGGCGTATCCGGCCGCGTCGATGAATTTGGAGGAAACGGCGTTCGCGATGACGGCTGGTGTCATGGGGCGGTTGTACCTCTCCGGATTCCTCAATGAGTTGAGCGCGGAGCAGTCCGCACTGGTAAGCGAAGCCATTGCGCTGCATAAGGAATGGCGGCATCGCATCGCCAGGTCGCATCCGGTATGGCCGCTGGGACTCCCGGGCTGGGGGGACGAGGTGATCGCCCTCCAGCTCAACACCGGATCCGAGTCGCTGCTGGCGCTGTGGTCGCGCGGTGAGGCTGCCCAGGTCGCGCTGCCAGGGCTGCGCGGGCTGGACCTGAAGCAGGTCTACCCCGTCGCCCTGCCGGAGTGGACGATCCGCACCGACGGCGAGACGCCGGTCGTCGAGGTTCCTGCGGGGCCCGCCGCCAGGATCTTCACAGTGCAGCGTTGATCCACCGGTCTCGAGACACAGCACACCCAACACCACCCCCGCACCACACGTTCGATCACATCTAGGAAGGAACGCACCATGACCACATTCCCCAAAGGCGCCGGGCTGTCACGTCGAGGTTTCCTCGCCGGAGCCGGCGTGGCGGTCGCCGCGGTCGCGGTAGACCCCTTCTCCGGGCCCCTCTCCGCCTGGGCTGGTGAGGACTCCGATTCGAAGCAGATCAACGGCTACACCTGGAAGAACGCCGTCATCAACGGCGGCGGCTTCGTGTCCGGCATCGTGTTCAACGAAACCGAGCAGAACCTGATCTACGCCCGCACCGACATCGGCGGCTGCTACCGGTGGCAAGAGGACTCCCGGACCTGGAAGCCGCTCCTGGACTGGGTGGGCCGCGACAAGTGGGGCTATGCGGGCGTTGTCTCCATGGCCACCGACCCGGTCGAGACCGACCGCGTCTACGCCGCCGTCGGCACCTACACCCTCGACTGGGACCCCAATAGCGGCGCGATCCTCTACTCCGACGACAGGGGCGAGACCTGGGGCATCGCCGAGCTCCCGTTCAAGCAGGGCGGCAACATGCCCGGCCGCGGCATGGGCGAGCGACTGGTCGTCAACCCCGCCGACAACGCCGAGCTGTACCTCGGCACCCCTAACGGGAACGGCCTATGGCGCTCCAAGGACTACGGCCGCACCTGGGCCGCGGTGGAGAATTTCCCCAACCCCGGCAATTTCGTCATCGACCCGGGCAACATCATCTTCGCCGACAACCAGGGCGTGATCTGGATCGACTTCGACCAGATCGGCGGCAAGATCTATGTGGGCGTTGCCGACCCGGTCGACCCGCTCTACGCCTCCGAAGACGGCGGGGCGACCTGGCAGGCCGTCCCCGGCGCCGCCGAAGCGCTCGGCGCAGTCGACGGGAACCGCACCATTCCCAACCAGTCCGCAGTGGACGACACCAACGGATACCTGTACATCGCCACCAGCCACGACCCGGGCCCCGGCAACGGTCCGGCCGCTTCGGGCAACGGCGGCAAGATCATGCGGCTCACCACCCAGACCGGCGAATGGACCGACGTCACCCCGACCTACAACCCGCGCGGCATGATCCCGGGCTTCGGCGGCATCACGGTCGACCGACAGAACCCCGGCACTCTCATGACGGCCACGCGCAACAACTGGTGGCCCGACGAAATCATCTACCGCTCCACCGACTCCGGCCAGACCTGGCAGCTCAGCTGGGACTACGCCGAAGGCGAGGAACGCACCGACCGCTTCGACATGGACAGTTCGGGCAGCCCCTGGCTGTCGTGGAACGGCGAGGACCAGGGCGCGGCATACGCGGTCAAGCACGGGTGGATGATCGACGCCCTCGCGATCGACCCGCATGACCCCGATCGCATCATGTGGGGCACCGGCGCGACCATCTGGGGCAGCGAAGAGCTGACGCGGTGGGACTCGCAGGGCGAGCTGATCGGCGAGGACGAGGCCGGCCGGCGGATCGCCCTGCCGGTCGAGAAGTTCACCGTGGGGGTCCGCGTCGAAGGCTTGGAGGAGACAGCAGTGCTCGACCTCGCGGCGCTCGGCGGAACACTCGTCTCAGCGGTCGGCGATGTCGGCGGCTTCGTCCACACCGACCTCGACCGGGCGGAACCCATGATCGACACCGACTGGTCCACGGGCACCAGCGTCGACTTCGCCCAGTCCAACCCTGACGTCGTCGTCGGCACCGGCAGGGTGCACGGCAACGAGAAGGGCCACGTCGGCGTCTCCACCGACCGGGGCAAGACCTGGAGGAACGCCGCTCGCGTCGAAGGCGTCCCCGGCGACGGCCACGGCGGCACCGTCGCGATCAGCGCCGACGGGTCCAGGATCTTCTGGTCGCCGAGCGAAACCGAGGTCACTCCGGTGTACAGCACCGACCTGGGCGAGACGTGGAACCCGGTACGGGGACTCCCGGCGGGAGCGAAGATTCGGTCCGACCGCGTTAAGGCGTCGGTCCTTTACTCGTTCTCGGGCGGCACGTTCTATCGGAGCACCGACGGGGGCGCGACGTTCACCGACACGGGCGCGACCGGCCTGCCCACCGGCGCCGTCGAAGACTTCCGGGCCGTCCCCGGCCGCAAGAACCACGTCTGGCTGGCCGGGCGCGGGGACGAGAAGGAAGGCATCGTCGGGGGCATGTGGCGCTCCAAGGACGGTGGCGCCACCTGGAAGCAAGTCACCAAGTTCGAAACGGCGGACTCGATCGGCTTCGGCAAGGCCGCCAAGCGGTCCGGATATCCGGCGATTTACACGTCGGCGTTGACTGGGGGCAAGGCCGGCATCTACCGTTCAATCGACGGCGGCAACAAGTGGTACCGCA
The Agromyces albus DNA segment above includes these coding regions:
- a CDS encoding sialidase family protein; the encoded protein is MTTFPKGAGLSRRGFLAGAGVAVAAVAVDPFSGPLSAWAGEDSDSKQINGYTWKNAVINGGGFVSGIVFNETEQNLIYARTDIGGCYRWQEDSRTWKPLLDWVGRDKWGYAGVVSMATDPVETDRVYAAVGTYTLDWDPNSGAILYSDDRGETWGIAELPFKQGGNMPGRGMGERLVVNPADNAELYLGTPNGNGLWRSKDYGRTWAAVENFPNPGNFVIDPGNIIFADNQGVIWIDFDQIGGKIYVGVADPVDPLYASEDGGATWQAVPGAAEALGAVDGNRTIPNQSAVDDTNGYLYIATSHDPGPGNGPAASGNGGKIMRLTTQTGEWTDVTPTYNPRGMIPGFGGITVDRQNPGTLMTATRNNWWPDEIIYRSTDSGQTWQLSWDYAEGEERTDRFDMDSSGSPWLSWNGEDQGAAYAVKHGWMIDALAIDPHDPDRIMWGTGATIWGSEELTRWDSQGELIGEDEAGRRIALPVEKFTVGVRVEGLEETAVLDLAALGGTLVSAVGDVGGFVHTDLDRAEPMIDTDWSTGTSVDFAQSNPDVVVGTGRVHGNEKGHVGVSTDRGKTWRNAARVEGVPGDGHGGTVAISADGSRIFWSPSETEVTPVYSTDLGETWNPVRGLPAGAKIRSDRVKASVLYSFSGGTFYRSTDGGATFTDTGATGLPTGAVEDFRAVPGRKNHVWLAGRGDEKEGIVGGMWRSKDGGATWKQVTKFETADSIGFGKAAKRSGYPAIYTSALTGGKAGIYRSIDGGNKWYRINDDEHQWAYAGAAITGDPLLYGRVYLATNGRGIIYGDIAA